A part of Oncorhynchus gorbuscha isolate QuinsamMale2020 ecotype Even-year linkage group LG09, OgorEven_v1.0, whole genome shotgun sequence genomic DNA contains:
- the si:dkey-219c10.4 gene encoding high affinity cGMP-specific 3',5'-cyclic phosphodiesterase 9A, which produces MATKIIYFTVNGRPEQAEFPVDCPAQDVKDLFRSAAEAGPHDILKLYNPKGNIINISPRLEPNSPNSCYKLEVVAADCNSEPLGVELAVALGFDLSSMEKRLQGLEKKILIEAGETPAVVYEMKRQVESFREKLESVEHLSWLGLFKELSEGTQKPSPFYHKRTLRKTREECEHVREKFLQMSSLEVSEEVRQYLKTPTFDNWQWEDAEIMVLLQVMYTDLDFIATFNIEPEVLHQFLYEVYKRYNNIPFHNFKHCFCVTQMMYGLIWLTDLKSKIDSIDLLTMLTSAVCHDLDHTGYNNAYQINARTELALRYNDISPLENHHCAVAFEILEKNENNIFRNLTTEQYKRIREGIIKCILATDMTRHNEILNKFKSILLIFDFSNKDHRDVLMMIMIKVSDISNEARPMDVAEPWLDCLLQEFYNQSDKEKLEGLPVTPFMDRDKVTKPSSQTGFIGFVLLPLFIELANLFPCLEQHIIDPVRKALDYYTEMEKALEREKLIRAQSDKAAAAMNTTPQNLQNPQKTANSLLEAGNALKPPTL; this is translated from the exons ATGGCAACAAAAATAATCTACTTTACTGTGAATGGAAGACCAGAGCAGGCAGAGTTTCCAGTGGATTGCCCTGCCCAGGATGTCAAAG ATCTGTTCCGCTCTGCAGCTGAGGCAGGACCCCATGATATTCTGAAGCTGTACAACCCTAAGGGCAACATCATCAACATCTCCCCGCGCCTGGAGCCCAACAGTCCTAACTCCTGTTATAAGCTAGAGGTGGTGGCTGCTGACTGCAACAGTGAGCCATTAG GTGTGGAGCTTGCTGTGGCACTAGGATTTGACCTCTCCTCCATGGAGAAAAG ACTGCAGGGCTTGGAGAAGAAGATCCTGATCGAGGCTGGTGAGACTCCTGCAGTCGTGTACGAGATGAAGAGACAGGTGGAGTCATTCCGGGAGAAACTTGAG AGTGTTGAGCATCTCAGCTGGCTGGGCCTATTCAAAGAGCTATCTGAGGGAACACAGAAGCCCTCTCCTTTCTACCACAAGAGAACACTGCGCAAGACCAGAGAGGAATGTGAACATGTACGGGAAAAGTTCCTGCAGATGAG TTCCCTGGAGGTTTCAGAGGAAGTGAGACAGTACCTCAAGACTCCAACTTTTGACAACTG GCAGTGGGAGGATGCAGAGATCATGGTTCTACTGCAGGTCATGTACACAGACCTGGACTTCATTGCCACCTTTAACATAGAGCCTGAGGTGCTGCACCAGTTCCTGTATGAGGTGTACAAACGCTACAACAACATCCCCTTCCACAACTTCAAACACTGCTTCTGTGTCACCCAgatg ATGTACGGGCTGATCTGGCTGACGGACCTGAAAAGTAAGATTGACAGCATTGACCTGCTCACCATGCTGACCTCTGCAGTCTGTCACGACCTTGATCACACGGGATACAACAATGCTTACCAG ATAAATGCTCGTACAGAACTGGCCCTGCGCTACAATGACATTTCCCCCCTTGAGAACCACCACTGTGCTGTGGCTTTTGAGATCCTGGAGAAG AATGAAAACAACATTTTCAGAAATCTGACAACTGAACAGTATAAACGGATAAGAGAGGGCATAATCAA ATGCATCCTGGCCACTGATATGACGAGACATAACGAGATCCTGAACAAATTCAAGTCCATCCTGCTTATCTTTGACTTCAGCAACAAGGACCACAGAGACGTG ctgATGATGATCATGATCAAAGTGAGTGACATCTCCAATGAAGCACGGCCTATGGATGTGGCTGAACCCTGGTTAGACTGCCTCCTGCAGGAGTTCTACAACCAG AGTGACAAGGAGAAGCTGGAGGGTCTTCCTGTCACCCCGTTCATGGACAGGGACAAGGTGACCAAGCCGTCCTCTCAGACAGGCTTCATTGGCTTCGTCCTCTTACCCCTCTTCATTGAGCTGGCTAACCTTTTCCCCTGCCTGGAG CAGCACATCATAGACCCGGTGCGTAAGGCCCTGGACTACTACACAGAGATGGAGAAagccctagagagagagaaactgatcCGAGCACAAAGCGACAAGGCAGCTGCAGCCATGAACACGACACCCCAGAACTTACAGAACCCTCAGAA